A genomic segment from Aspergillus puulaauensis MK2 DNA, chromosome 1, nearly complete sequence encodes:
- a CDS encoding uncharacterized protein (COG:S;~EggNog:ENOG410PYGQ;~InterPro:IPR005645,IPR029058;~PFAM:PF03959;~antiSMASH:Cluster_1.7) encodes MRFLCLHGIGSNSRILQQQTAAIRYELGNRHSYDFVEGTLPWTPDPTLKANMLGDEKTFSYCDPADAESCLQTIDLLEKYVAAEGPYDGVIGFSLGANIAISWMIERQRQHQHQPTQNGTTAGLPFKVGIFFSNAFPLYDMDALQEGRIDHSSTVPDGSLDLPTAHIWGVRDGGYEHAQIASRACKAEKRSVYVHGRAHEISSAPDDLIGMVKVVNRALALV; translated from the exons ATGCGGTTCCTCTG TCTACACGGGATCGGGAGCAATTCTCGC ATCTTGCAACAACAAACAGCAGCGATAAGATATGAGCTCGGCAACCGCCACAGCTACGACTTCGTCGAGGGCACTCTCCCCTGGACCCCCGACCCAACACTGAAAGCGAACATGCTCGGCGACGAAAAGACCTTTTCCTATTGCGACCCAGCAGACGCCGAGTCCTGCCTCCAGACGATTGACCTCCTTGAGAAATACGTCGCAGCCGAGGGTCCATACGATGGTGTGATCGGGTTCAGCTTGGGcgccaacatcgccatctcatGGATGATcgagcgccagcgccagcaccaacaccaaccaacTCAGAACGGCACCACCGCCGGTCTGCCCTTCAAAGTAggcattttcttttccaaTGCATTTCCTCTGTACGACATGGACGCTCTCCAGGAGGGTCGGATCGATCATTCAAGCACTGTGCCCGATGGGAGCCTTGATTTGCCGACCGCGCATATTTGGGGAGTAAGGGATGGTGGGTATGAACATGCACAGATCGCCAGTAGGGCCTGCAAAGCGGAGAAACGGTCGGTGTATGTGCATGGCAGGGCTCATGAGATTTCTTCTGCGCCGGACGACTTGATTGGCATGGTCAAGGTGGTGAATCGGGCTTTGGCGCTTGTCTAA
- a CDS encoding uncharacterized protein (COG:G;~EggNog:ENOG410PH0T;~InterPro:IPR020846,IPR011701,IPR036259;~PFAM:PF07690;~SMCOG1005:Drug resistance transporter, EmrB/QacA;~TransMembrane:14 (i35-61o73-91i103-122o128-153i160-183o189-210i246-265o277-299i320-341o361-379i386-414o420-439i460-478o522-542i);~antiSMASH:Cluster_1.7;~go_function: GO:0022857 - transmembrane transporter activity [Evidence IEA];~go_process: GO:0055085 - transmembrane transport [Evidence IEA]): MSSSQKMDAQEQKECDASESGSLPAPSEHLHGLRLWIVGFGLLLALFLPSLEVSIVSTSLVTISDDLHGFDQSSWVITSYLLTYCGFLMIWSKCGDIFGVKPSLLCSLVFFIAFSGGCGGAQTLNQLIVFRAFQGIGAAGVYTLTLFSLLRLVPHSKYDIIAAIAAAILSLGLAIGPLLGGAINISDQWRWVFLLNLPAGAFAWLILFIYMPSSYPDIRPSQSEAKPLHSKINTFLENQKIFFRRVDFLGAFLVLAASMFLIAALQEGNLEYEWSSALIVSFIVVSGVLWVAFLAWEWLVSRHDWKIQPMLPWRLAQNRVFVGVALGFLLTGVPVTTSIIELPQRYQTVNESSPIGAGVKLLAYAFSHPIGSMLCSSLAGRFKVPFVHICIGGLILQTVGFFLLSTIPTTIAFWNGQMGYTVIAGLGAGMSVAAVYIMVPLVVDGEDQSIGLGTGLQLRMLGGALGVAIATSILNAHLKSRLGDVLDGEQLDMVLDSAQSVGLLPGELQVQVRRVFGEAYNIQMKAIGGFSAAQVLPVVLMWKRKQVRLLKDGQ; encoded by the exons ATGTCCTCGAGCCAGAAAATGGATGCGCAGGAGCAAAAGGAATGCGATGCCTCTGAATCAGGCTCGTTACCGGCACCCTCAGAACACCTGCACGGGCTGCGACTGTGGATTGTGGGCTTTGG GCTGCTTTTGGCGCTTTTCCTGCCGTCTCTGGAAGTCAGCATAGTGAGCACGTCGCTGGTCACAATCAGCGACGACCTCCATGGCTTCGACCAGAGCAGCTGGGTGATTACTAGCTATCTATTGACTTACTGTG GCTTTCTCATGATATGGTCGAAATGCGGTGATATCTTCGGCGTCAAACCATCTCTGCTGTGCtccctggtcttcttcatcgccttcagtggaggatgtggaggggCACAGACTCTAAACCAGCT GATTGTCTTCCGCGCATTCCAGGGAATTGGCGCTGCCGGCGTCTACACCTTGACACTTTTCTCACTGCTCCGTCTAGTTCCTCACAGCAAATATGATATTATCGCCGCCATTGCTGCAGCTATATTGTCCTTAGGACTGGCAATAGGCCCGCTCCTTGGAGGCGCGATCAATATCTCCGATCAATGGCGCTGGGTCTTCCTGCTCAA TCTCCCAGCAGGCGCATTCGCCTGGctcattctcttcatctACATGCCAAGCAGCTATCCCGACATCCGTCCCTCGCAGTCAGAAGCAAAACCTCTACACTCCAAAATCAACACGTTCCTGGAGAACCAGAAaatcttcttccgccgggTGGACTTCCTCGGCGCGTTTCTCGTCCTCGCGGCCTCGATGTTTCTCATCGCTGCATTGCAGGAGGGTAATCTCGAGTACGAATGGTCCTCTGCGCTCATAgtcagcttcatcgtcgttTCGGGTGTGCTATGGGtggccttcctcgcctgGGAATGGCTCGTTAGTCGCCACGACTGGAAAATCCAACCCATGCTTCCCTGGCGCCTCGCCCAAAACCGCGTTTTCGTCGGCGTTGCTCT TGGCTTCCTCCTAACCGGCGTCCCCGTAACAACATCCATAATCGAGCTCCCACAGCGGTACCAAACCGTCAACGAATCCTCGCCCATCGGCGCCGGCGTAAAACTCCTCGCATACGCCTTCAGCCACCCAATCGGGAGCATGCTGTGCTCCAGTCTCGCGGGCCGGTTCAAAGTCCCCTTCGTGCACATCTGCATCGGCGGTCTAATCCTGCAGACGGTcgggttcttcctcctttccacAATACCCACGACAATCGCATTCTGGAACGGGCAGATGGGGTATACGGTTATCGCGGGGCTGGGCGCGGGGATGTCTGTTGCGGCGGTGTACATTATGGTTCCGCTCGTGGTGGATGGCGAGGATCAGAGTATTGGGTTGGGCACggggctgcagctgcgtATGCTTGGTGGGGCGTTGGGTGTGGCGATTGCGACTTCGATCTTGAATGCGCATTTGAAGAGTCGGCTTGGTGATGTGTTGGATGGGGAGCAGTTGGATATGGTGCTTGATAGTGCGCAGTCGGTTGGGTTGTTGCCGGGTGAGCTCCAGGTCCAGGTGAGGAGGGTCTTTGGGGAGGCGTATAACATCCAGATGAAGGCTATTGGGGGGTTTTCTGCTGCGCAGGTTTTGCCTGTTGTGCTTatgtggaagaggaagcaagTGAGGCTTTTGAAGGATGGGCAGtag
- a CDS encoding glycoside hydrolase family 78 protein (CAZy:CBM67;~CAZy:GH78;~COG:S;~EggNog:ENOG410PIJS;~InterPro:IPR016007,IPR008928,IPR013783,IPR035396, IPR008902,IPR013737,IPR008979,IPR035398,IPR012341;~PFAM:PF17390,PF17389,PF05592,PF08531;~antiSMASH:Cluster_1.7;~go_process: GO:0005975 - carbohydrate metabolic process [Evidence IEA]), translating to MSQPTLTPPSFEQHPTGFGIGSAQPRISWRFTAPEGTAANWQQTAYDVQVARGNNSTDTYRVDSSESVLVPWPSQPLQSRETATVRVRSHGGSGDNTAPTEWSAWSTVECALLSRDDWGARAITSHVKQNEGPLRPVRFRKTFSLPKAPVQRARLYITSLGVFQAYINGVPVGDHCMAPGWTSYHNRLNYEVFDVASLLKDGQENTIAVEVSEGWYATRLGFHGGRRFIYGDEFGLFAQLEIDPGQGDQSPVVIATDSSWKSHQSAIIRSEIYNGEVYDAREEQDGWKDSTLATPWEPVREIALPEAQLVAPNAPPVRVTQVVDPVEIIRTPSSKVVIDFGQNLVGRVRIHSVKKPAGHSIVLQHAEVLENKELGTRPLRIAKAQDEIISAGQEIRDWAPSFTFHGFRYVQVDGWDPEDTESPLTLQSLVAEVMHTDLKRSGWFNCSHEMVNKLHQNAIWSMRGNFLSVPTDCPQRDERMGWTGDLQIFAPSASFLYNTGGMLSDWLQDLSAEQLAHPKAIPPLVVPNVIAESFWPTFPQAVWDDISIILPWTLYQSYGDASILRRQYPSMTAYLERGVQRGPDRLWDDTLFQLGDWLDPTAPPDQPGNSRTDGTLVADAYLVYITGILADISSILGESADASRYKADHRTLKSRFQTKYISPTGLLVGDTQTALSLAIVFDLHDDPQQAAAAGDRLARLVRISKFQVSTGFAGTPVVTHALTKAGHHQLAYRMLQESNCPSWMYPIRMGATTVWERWDSMLPDGSINPGEMTSFNHYALGSIINWLHKTVAGVSPLEPGWRQILVQPLPGGTITSAEAIYETAYGRLESRWEVKDGDQFRLELVVPPNSTAKVVLPGGKDEKVVGSGRYTFEKTFDSQAGWPPKAQVPPVFEPEDTFA from the coding sequence ATGTCGCAACCCACTTTAACCCCGCCCTCCTTCGAGCAACATCCCACCGGCTTCGGCATTGGCTCCGCGCAGCCCCGGATCTCGTGGAGGTTCACAGCTCCTGAAGGCACCGCTGCAAATTGGCAACAGACTGCGTACGATGTCCAGGTCGCTCgcggcaacaacagcacagACACGTACCGTGTTGATTCCAGCGAATCCGTACTGGTGCCATGGCCGAGCCAGCCGTTGCAGTCGCGAGAGACCGCAACAGTCCGCGTACGCTCTCATGGAGGGTCGGGAGATAATACAGCACCGACTGAATGGTCAGCCTGGAGTACTGTTGAGTGTGCTCTGCTGAGTCGTGATGACTGGGGCGCGCGTGCGATTACCAGTCATGTTAAGCAAAATGAAGGCCCACTGCGTCCCGTTCGATTCAGGAAGACGTTTTCTTTACCCAAGGCCCCCGTGCAGCGTGCGAGACTGTACATCACGAGCCTGGGAGTGTTTCAGGCGTACATCAATGGAGTGCCCGTGGGTGACCATTGTATGGCTCCTGGGTGGACGAGCTATCACAACCGGCTGAACTACGAGGTCTTCGATGTCGCATCGCTCCTGAAGGATGGACAGGAGAATACCATTGCGGTGGAGGTTTCAGAGGGCTGGTATGCTACGCGGCTGGGCTTTCATGGAGGCAGACGGTTCATCTATGGGGATGAGTTTGGGTTGTTTGCTCAGCTAGAAATCGACCCAGGACAGGGAGACCAATCGCCAGTCGTTATTGCAACTGACTCAAGCTGGAAGTCCCACCAGTCTGCGATCATCCGTAGCGAGATCTACAATGGAGAGGTTTACGACGCGCGGGAGGAGCAGGATGGCTGGAAGGATTCAACCTTGGCGACCCCTTGGGAGCCAGTTCGCGAAATCGCATTACCTGAGGCGCAGCTTGTAGCTCCAAACGCTCCTCCAGTGCGAGTGACTCAGGTGGTCGATCCGGTTGAGATAATCCGCACGCCGTCCAGCAAAGTGGTTATTGATTTCGGGCAGAACCTTGTCGGGCGAGTCCGGATTCACTCCGTCAAAAAGCCAGCAGGTCATTCTATAGTCCTCCAACATGCGGAAGTCCTTGAAAACAAGGAACTGGGAACACGTCCGCTCCGGATAGCCAAGGCCCAGGACGAGATCATATCAGCCGGTCAGGAAATCCGGGACTGGGCTCCTAGCTTCACCTTCCATGGCTTTAGATATGTTCAGGTGGATGGGTGGGACCCTGAGGACACGGAGTCCCCGCTCACACTGCAGAGCCTTGTTGCAGAGGTCATGCATACTGATCTCAAACGATCTGGATGGTTTAACTGTAGCCATGAGATGGTCAACAAACTGCATCAAAATGCGATATGGAGTATGCGCGGAAACTTCCTCTCTGTTCCAACGGACTGCCCGCAGCGTGATGAGCGCATGGGCTGGACGGGCGATCTCCAAATCTTTGCTCCTTCTGCAAGTTTCCTGTATAACACGGGAGGCATGCTGAGTGACTGGCTGCAGGATCTTTCAGCTGAACAGCTCGCACACCCAAAGGCAATCCCGCCGCTTGTGGTCCCGAACGTGATTGCCGAGTCCTTCTGGCCCACGTTTCCCCAGGCTGTGTGGGATGATATATCCATAATCCTGCCTTGGACGCTGTACCAAAGCTACGGAGACGCTAGTATCCTCCGCCGGCAATACCCTAGCATGACTGCCTATCTCGAGCGTGGGGTGCAGCGCGGCCCAGACCGTCTGTGGGACGATACGCTCTTCCAACTCGGCGACTGGCTTGACCCGACTGCGCCTCCAGACCAGCCTGGCAACTCTCGCACAGACGGAACTCTAGTTGCAGATGCCTACCTCGTGTATATAACAGGGATCCTCGCGGACATCAGCTCCATACTCGGCGAATCCGCAGACGCATCACGATACAAGGCCGACCACCGAACCCTCAAATCCCGGTTCCAAACCAAGTACATCTCCCCCACAGGCCTGCTGGTAGGAGACACCCAAACAGCACTCAGCCTCGCTATAGTCTTCGACCTCCACGATGACCCGCAACAAGCCGCTGCCGCAGGCGATCGACTAGCCCGCCTTGTGCGCATATCCAAGTTCCAAGTATCCACAGGCTTCGCCGGTACACCCGTAGTTACGCACGCTCTGACAAAGGccggccaccaccaactAGCCTACCGCATGTTACAAGAATCTAACTGCCCCTCGTGGATGTACCCGATCCGCATGGGCGCCACAACCGTCTGGGAGCGCTGGGATAGCATGCTGCCCGACGGCTCAATCAATCCTGGGGAAATGACTAGTTTCAATCATTACGCTCTGGGGTCGATTATCAACTGGTTACATAAGACTGTTGCCGGAGTGAGTCCGCTAGAGCCTGGATGGAGGCAGATACTAGTTCAACCTTTACCGGGAGGTACCATTACCTCTGCCGAGGCGATCTATGAGACGGCGTACGGCCGGTTGGAGTCTCGATGGGAGGTTAAGGATGGTGACCAGTTCCGACTGGAGCTGGTTGTGCCTCCGAATTCGACGGCGAAGGTGGTCCTCCCTGGTGGTAAGGATGAGAAGGTCGTTGGATCCGGACGGTACACGTTTGAGAAGACATTTGATAGCCAGGCCGGATGGCCTCCTAAAGCGCAGGTGCCGCCGGTGTTTGAACCGGAAGATACCTTTGCATAG
- a CDS encoding uncharacterized protein (COG:S;~EggNog:ENOG410Q0X1;~InterPro:IPR013783,IPR036452,IPR011483;~PFAM:PF07632;~antiSMASH:Cluster_1.7) has product MTDQLTKLHNFPNKPRVFIVSDISNEPDDAESLVRYLLYSHQFQTEGLVACTSTWMKNKVCPQDMQKIIDAYEKVVDNLNAHVHPDAKYQPASYFRGLVRKGAEVYGMEAVGDDIPLSEGGELLLERIQAPSDQPLWVLFWGGTNVLAQVLLRIEKLYSVDEAAKLRSKLRVYTISDQDDTGPWIRHRYPDIFYIASIHGWNHYGLATWTGISGDKYYNFDQGGPDFTKVTKHWIRENIQIGELGSAYPDYMFIPEGDTATFLYLIQNGLGVPEHPEYGSWGGRYQRSDVSAKGLASKHYGDAVDRVVGADGRIYTTNHGTVWRWRDSFQNDFAARIKWSLSSDFSAVNHAPIASINGDTRLAPLEIEAEAGSTFTLDASGTYDLDGDDLTFNWFHYKDPTATQAWVDAEVADLVIKPIDEGRKVDITVPPPERCCVELMSRQPIPRGQILHLILQVTDNGTPALTSYRRVLIQTTNPRLEGGGKGADAVGDLMAEFT; this is encoded by the coding sequence ATGACCGACCAGCTCACCAAACTGCACAACTTTCCGAATAAACCAAGGGTGTTTATCGTTTCAGATATCTCGAACGAACCGGATGACGCCGAATCACTAGTGCGCTACCTGCTCTACAGCCATCAGTTCCAAACAGAGGGCCTGGTGGCTTGCACATCAACATGGATGAAGAACAAGGTCTGCCCTCAGGACATGCAGAAGATCATTGACGCCTACGAGAAAGTTGTCGACAACCTCAATGCCCACGTCCATCCCGATGCCAAATATCAACCGGCGAGCTACTTCCGAGGCCTCGTGCGCAAGGGCGCAGAGGTATACGGAATGGAAGCAGTAGGAGACGATATCCCTCTCAGTGAGGGTGGCGAGCTGCTACTCGAGCGTATCCAGGCTCCTAGCGACCAGCCCCTTTGGGTTCTTTTCTGGGGCGGCACCAATGTTCTAGCTCAGGTGCTTCTTCGGATCGAGAAGCTTTACTCTGTGGATGAGGCTGCTAAGCTGCGCTCTAAACTCCGTGTTTATACGATATCAGATCAAGATGATACGGGCCCTTGGATCCGCCACAGGTATCCcgatattttttatattgCCTCTATCCACGGTTGGAACCACTACGGACTTGCTACGTGGACGGGAATCTCAGGCGATAAATACTACAACTTTGACCAAGGCGGTCCGGATTTTACTAAGGTAACCAAGCACTGGATCCGGGAGAATATTCAGATAGGTGAGCTGGGTTCTGCGTATCCTGATTATATGTTCATCCCCGAGGGTGATACGGCGACATTCTTATACTTGATTCAAAATGGGCTGGGTGTTCCCGAGCATCCGGAGTATGGTTCTTGGGGTGGCCGGTATCAGCGGTCTGACGTGAGTGCCAAGGGCCTTGCCAGCAAACACTACGGTGATGCTGTCGACCGGGTGGTTGGGGCGGATGGCCGCATATATACTACGAATCATGGAACCGTGTGGCGCTGGAGAGACAGTTTCCAGAACGATTTTGCCGCGCGTATCAAATGGTCCCTTTCTTCAGACTTTTCTGCAGTCAACCATGCACCAATTGCTTCTATTAATGGCGACACCAGATTGGCGCCACTGGAAATCGAAGCTGAAGCGGGGTCTACCTTCACGCTCGACGCGTCCGGGACTTACGATCTAGACGGGGATGATTTGACCTTTAATTGGTTCCACTACAAGGACCCGACGGCCACTCAGGCATGGGTAGATGCAGAAGTCGCGGACCTCGTTATAAAACCGATTGACGAAGGTCGAAAGGTTGATATTACAGTTCCTCCGCCAGAGAGATGCTGTGTGGAATTGATGAGCAGACAACCAATCCCCCGGGGGCAGATCTTGCATTTGATCCTGCAGGTGACGGATAACGGAACACCTGCGCTGACGAGCTATCGGCGAGTGTTAATCCAGACGACCAACCCTCGGTTGGAGGGAGGGGGCAAGGGAGCCGATGCCGTTGGGGATTTAATGGCGGAATTTACATAG
- a CDS encoding glycoside hydrolase family 3 protein (CAZy:GH3;~COG:G;~EggNog:ENOG410PFI5;~InterPro:IPR017853,IPR036962,IPR037524,IPR008979, IPR002772,IPR036881,IPR026891,IPR013783,IPR001764;~PFAM:PF00933,PF01915,PF14310;~antiSMASH:Cluster_1.7;~go_function: GO:0004553 - hydrolase activity, hydrolyzing O-glycosyl compounds [Evidence IEA];~go_process: GO:0005975 - carbohydrate metabolic process [Evidence IEA]): MGFKSVDSAHIESTLSKLTLEEKILLLAGKNFWETYDFPEKGVPALKTSDGPNGARGATFKGGVTAACFPASSLLAATWDVEAAKHIGNALAEETLSKGARVLLAPTVCIHRHPLGGRNFESFSEDPFLAGKLAAQYIHGLQDKGVAATIKHFAVNEQETCRFTVNEHVAERALREIYLKPFEIAIKESQPLAVMTAYNLVNGTHADSHEFLLRKVLREQWGWKGLAMSDWGGTNSTVESLNAGLDLEMPGPTRWRKVDEVVAAVKSGAVSEKTIDERARNVLELLAKLNCFEDPTIQEERASILPEHKKLIRSVGSQGLVLLKNDGAILPLKKEKLAKKKVALLGFAREALIHGGGSASVNSHYRVTPEEGLRAALGGSVEFEYAKGAHTFRQLPLLSERVVNREGQPGWTFDFYVADEPNGEPASSESSEQPSYVPIFVKESWGSLRASARFTPTQTGNHYLAMSGLGASKILIDGKVVYDQKQNCPDSMAFLLGGVEEPEIQHTFEAGKTYSIEIITVKPTSKGGLAMLDGFIGFRFGFMSEQEHNQDLLSEAVEVAKKSDFAIVFTGHTSAWETEGQDQISFNLPSSGSQDRLVAAVGAVNSNTVVVNCTGVAVAMPWLSEVKAVIQAWFPGQEAGNAIADVLTGAVNPAGRLPVSFPRAVEDAPAHGNFPGEFSVGDDGRQRLEVTYKEGVFVGYRHYDLSEENRSKVLFPFGHGLSYTTFTHANHKVRIAGGDSVEVSVDVTNSGSYAGAEVVQVYAGSKLAVPENPIKELVGFAKVRLEPGETKTANVTFSTHQLAHFNEKNSKWEAPSGDYEVSIGQSVRDITGKAEVNVGALSYDP, translated from the exons ATGGGCTTCAAAAGTGTTGATTCTGCCCATATAGAGAGCACGCTCTCAAAGTTAACCCTTGAGGAGAAG attCTTCTCCTAGCAGGAAAAAACTTTTGGGAAACATACGATTTTCCAGAGAAAGGAGTGCCAGCATTGAAG ACGTCGGATGGTCCCAATGGTGCTCGCGGAGCCACATTCAAAGGAGGCGTAACAGCTGCCTGTTTTCCAGCATCGTCTTTGCTGGCCGCAACATGGGATGTTGAAGCCGCCAAGCATATCGGAAATGCTCTGGCTGAAGAGACCCTTTCAAAGGGTGCAAGGGTGCT GTTGGCTCCCACCGTCTGCATTCATCGCCATCCGCTCGGAGGTCGCAACTTTGAGTCTTTTTCCGAAGATCCTTTCCTAGCCGGAAAGCTGGCAGCACAGTACATCCATGGCCTCCAGGATAAAGGAGTGGCTGCTACCATCAAGCATTTTGCCGTGAACGAGCAGGAAACGTGCCGTTTCACTGTCAATGAGCACGTTGCGGAGCGAGCACTTCGTGAGATCTATCTGAAGCCATTTGAGATTGCCATTAAAGAGTCCCAGCCTCTTGCAGTTATGACTGCGTACAACCTCGTCAACGGCACCCATGCCGACTCACATGAGTTCCTTCTGCGGAAGGTTCTTCGGGAACAATGGGGTTGGAAGGGTCTTGCTATGAGCGACTGGGGTGGCACCAACTCCACAGTTGAGTCGTTGAATGCTGGTCTTGATTTGGAAATGCCCGGCCCTACCAGGTGGCGCAAGGTCGATGAAGTGGTTGCAGCCGTGAAGTCCGGTGCTGTATCGGAGAAGACAATCGACGAGCGCGCACGAAATGTTCTGGAGCTGCTCGCCAAGCTAAACTGTTTTGAAGATCCCACCATTCAAGAGGAAAGGGCCAGCATCCTTCCCGAGCATAAAAAGCTGATTCGCTCGGTGGGTAGCCAAggtcttgtccttctcaaAAACGATGGCGCAATCCTCCCtctgaagaaggagaaactgGCCAAGAAAAAGGTCGCTTTATTGGGCTTTGCCCGAGAGGCTCTCATTCACGGCGGTGGCAGCGCTTCAGTCAATTCCCACTACCGCGTTACGCCTGAGGAAGGCCTTCGTGCCGCTCTTGGGGGCTCTGTGGAATTTGAGTACGCCAAAGGGGCACATACCTTCCGCCAGCTTCCTCTGCTGAGTGAGCGTGTGGTGAACCGCGAGGGCCAGCCTGGCTGGACTTTCGATTTCTATGTTGCTGATGAGCCCAATGGCGAGCCTGCTTCCTCAGAATCTTCTGAGCAGCCCAGCTATGTTCCTATCTTTGTCAAGGAATCGTGGGGAAGTCTCCGCGCCAGTGCCCGCTTCACTCCTACACAAACCGGGAACCACTATCTGGCCATGTCCGGATTGGGGGCATCCAAGATCCTGATCGATGGCAAAGTCGTCTACGACCAGAAGCAGAACTGCCCTGACTCCATGGCGTTCCTGCTTGGCGGTGTCGAAGAGCCAGAAATCCAGCACACATTCGAAGCTGGAAAAACATATTCTATTGAGATTATCACGGTGAAGCCTACCAGCAAGGGTGGACTTGCTATGCTGGACGGTTTCATCGGTTTCCGTTTCGGCTTCATGTCCGAGCAAGAGCACAACCAGGATCTCCTAtccgaggccgtggaggtGGCCAAGAAGAGCGACTTCGCAATTGTCTTTACTGGACATACATCTGCATGGGAAACAGAAGGGCAAGATCAGATCAGCTTCAATCTACCAAGCAGTGGCTCGCAAGATCGGCTAGTTGCCGCTGTTGGTGCTGTCAACTCTAATACCGTTGTTGTGAACTGCACTGGCGTTGCAGTTGCTATGCCTTGGTTGAGCGAGGTCAAGGCGGTCATCCAAGCATGGTTCCCCGGTCAAGAGGCCGGTAACGCAATTGCTGATGTTCTCACCGGTGCCGTGAACCCTGCAGGCCGCCTACCTGTGTCTTTCCCCCGGGCAGTGGAGGATGCTCCAGCACATGGAAACTTCCCAGGTGAATTCAGCGTCGGAGATGATGGGCGCCAAAGGCTCGAAGTCACGTACAAGGAAGGCGTCTTCGTGGGCTACCGTCACTACGACCTATCAGAAGAAAACCGGTCCAAGGTTCTCTTCCCATTCGGCCATGGTCTATCCTACACCACCTTTACGCACGCAAACCACAAAGTCAGAATTGCCGGTGGGGACTCAGTGGAAGTATCGGTGGACGTCACCAACTCTGGCTCCTATGCCGGCGCAGAAGTTGTCCAAGTCTACGCCGGTTCCAAGTTGGCGGTCCCTGAGAACCCTATCAAGGAACTTGTCGGGTTTGCCAAGGTGCGCCTGGAGCCTGGAGAGACAAAGACTGCCAACGTTACCTTCAGCACACACCAGCTAGCTCACTTTAATGAGAAAAACAGCAAGTGGGAGGCGCCCTCGGGTGACTATGAGGTGTCAATTGGCCAGTCTGTGAGAGATATCACTGGAAAGGCCGAGGTCAATGTTGGAGCTCTGAGCTACGACCCTTAA